A window of the Lolium perenne isolate Kyuss_39 chromosome 7, Kyuss_2.0, whole genome shotgun sequence genome harbors these coding sequences:
- the LOC127313958 gene encoding 4-hydroxybenzoate geranyltransferase 2-like, with amino-acid sequence MALLSVSHHTGVLSLHRQGPSPRQLSARSQAISTSSQAMAVLRQSQHRGVLPLRRHGPSPRQLLARSQTISAPYQSTEEDEKTEEDKKTEEDKKDSSPPPVSWVERSLEAALPYARLARLEKPIGSWLLAWPCMWSITMAAMPGTLPNFKLLALLGFVCIPMRGAACTVNDYIDRDFDKKVERTKNRPLASGVVTPTQGLYFLGFQLLLGLGLGFLLQLNNLSRVLGLIWLPLVSSYPLMKRLTFWPQAYLGLSFNWGALLGWAAIKDSLEPTVLLPMYIAGICWTLVYDTIYAHQDKKDDLKIGVKSTAIRFGDSTKQWISAFGTATIGGLALSGYNAGLAWPYYPFLAAAAAHLAWQISTVDLTDSADCNRKFVSNKWFGALVFSAIFFGRLVA; translated from the exons ATGGCCCTCCTCAGCGTCAGCCACCACACAGGCGTCCTCTCACTACATCGACAGGGTCCTTCTCCCCGCCAGCTTTCTGCACGATCACAGGCGATCTCGACCTCCTCCCAGGCCATGGCCGTCCTCCGCCAGAGCCAGCACAGAGGCGTCCTCCCACTACGTCGACATGGTCCTTCTCCCCGTCAGCTTCTTGCACGATCGCAAACGATCTCGGCCCCCTATCAGTCCACGGAGGAAGACGAGAAGACCGAGGAAGACAAGAAGACGGAGGAAGACAAGAAGGACAGCAGCCCCCCGCCGGTGTCGTGGGTGGAGAGGTCACTTGAGGCGGCGCTCCCGTACGCGAGGCTCGCTCGTCTGGAGAAGCCCATCGGCAGCTGGCTCCTCGCTTGGCCATGCATGTG GTCAATAACAATGGCGGCAATGCCGGGGACGCTTCCTAACTTTAAACTGCTCGCACTCTTAGGATTTGTATGTATCCCCATGAGGGGGGCCGCTTGCACAGTCAATGATTATATCGACCGTGACTTTGACAAAAAG GTTGAGCGCACCAAAAACAGGCCTCTTGCATCAGGCGTAGTAACTCCTACTCAAGGATTATACTTCCTCGGATTTCAACTACTACTAGGACTGGGTTTGGGTTTTCTTCTCCAACTGAACAACTTAAG CCGTGTTCTTGGGCTCATTTGGCTTCCATTGGTGTCTTCATATCCCCTAATGAAGAGGCTCACATTTTGG CCTCAGGCATATCTCGGATTGTCGTTCAACTGGGGAGCTTTATTAGGATGGGCTGCTATTAAAGATAGTTTGGAGCCCACTGTCCTCCTTCCAATGTATATTGCTGGGATATGTTGGACATTGGTGTACGATACCATATATGCACACCAG GACAAAAAAGATGACCTCAAAATAGGAGTTAAGTCCACAGCCATAAGGTTCGGAGATTCAACCAAGCAGTGGATTAGTGCCTTTGGTACTGCAACTATTGGCGGTTTAGCACTTAGTGGCTATAATGCTGGACTGG CTTGGCCATACTACCCTTTTCTAGCAGCTGCAGCTGCACATTTGGCATGGCAGATTTCAACTGTTGACTTAACTGATAGCGCAGATTGCAACAGGAA ATTTGTCTCAAATAAGTGGTTTGGAGCCTTGGTATTCAGTGCGATATTTTTCGGTCGACTTGTAGCATGA